In Candidatus Neomarinimicrobiota bacterium, one genomic interval encodes:
- a CDS encoding T9SS type A sorting domain-containing protein yields MNFKKSITWIISITLLLASLVSAEVIKGDRDAGKTATSRLAKITSEGPSATFFNINSWKIQMENQGFFSWDGTSHGSAGNYPKGMGSVIFAEGILWGARVNDKYGVDADGEILTDGTGGGVPKIRVNGSMYNTGLKAGKVLRDANGRIKSTGYSEDYRDQQIWRVRKNWNTADLRGDIAIIKDANPTSLTDAQIEAGKAQYEADWTNWPADEGAPFDDVNGDGVYTPATWDATNLAWVGDIPGVPGSDQTVWTVANDLPDEHTGGATVSVSEGGWGSPPIGFEIQITLWGYDFPFSNPLASMMFKRARINYVGLPGGPANATLDTVYFTQWSDPDLGTYTDDYVGSDTTLSLGYVYNGNTFDDQFFNSYGSAVPSAGYDFLEGPKVDVNNDGIIDTLGMTSFVYFAAGSSISDPDTKVYAGTLQWFNLMEGYLPRPAYPTQQPFVDPITGEAEIYVMAGDPTTGTGWIDGIILPPGDRRLVMNTGPFSMAIGDTQDVVVGLIGGMGEDALSSVTVMKYNDSYAQYAYDQKFILPVPPKTPEVTAFEGNGYIGLDWNKNYELIEQKVIEGFVFEGYKIYQLPYALANPEEGILVATFDVDNLVKVISGKKVDLKSGLLLTVPEHYGSDSGIRRDIKITTDHLRSRPITNDRPFYYGVSAYSYNKALAADPTAPLKALESPMTRITVTPKMPDPGTSYDVSIGEALTVTHSTGTAIATAAASVMDPSALKGNEYEMFIDNQHYYRDVDGIWKQTAYPDSVGKMLTKSVSTFDCSNSTITASALASAKVGTVDLTFTFDMDCGDNWVDGIVLDLPDDITVNSFGTPVTGSSAGQNIANASGTLDAATNTITWGNALRSEWGGVTGDAVWVVNTSLPASYPLSIAYTVYDDAYDGTTVDATGSATITELGYEFKTIKHWNVRNKTAGTVVINDQFILDGYTIDHVDYKGIFQEGGAYYGDHLASAEGFKTTLVGGYAAPVDFNSAKVTGSGSFDIGSYGAYGWAKTAKSIHAYGAGFADVDHLQKDVKIVWDGVYGEALANGYVPVESGGSQAWLYNARGYDIKDHLDPGNPGTGDPFLITVPFKVYDMEPEGGGDPVQISIIVYDRIADPAVTPFYAFNPNDRMYTNFVLRPYEETLVDFKSNEAFLTWNVVWWESAHVLGDVINFVYANPLQVGGDVFSFTTPAPGNRSLVAKDLEKINVFPNPYMGYHDLEQASPNLPLPKYVTFNHLPATGKVQFRVFNIAGTQVASFQKITTTQYQQWDMRNSNNFPLASGVYIVHIDADGIGEKILKLAIVTEEEFPKRY; encoded by the coding sequence ATGAACTTCAAAAAATCAATCACTTGGATAATCTCGATTACCCTTCTCTTAGCTTCGCTTGTAAGTGCTGAAGTAATTAAAGGGGATAGGGATGCAGGTAAAACGGCTACAAGCCGTTTGGCAAAAATTACATCGGAAGGCCCAAGTGCTACATTTTTCAACATTAATAGTTGGAAAATTCAAATGGAAAACCAAGGGTTTTTCTCGTGGGATGGAACTTCGCACGGATCTGCCGGAAACTATCCTAAAGGGATGGGAAGCGTTATCTTTGCAGAAGGGATCCTTTGGGGTGCCAGAGTAAATGATAAATATGGCGTAGATGCCGATGGAGAAATTCTTACGGATGGAACCGGTGGTGGAGTGCCAAAAATCAGGGTTAACGGCTCTATGTATAATACCGGTCTTAAGGCTGGTAAAGTCCTTAGAGATGCGAATGGTAGAATCAAGTCTACTGGTTATTCTGAAGATTATCGCGACCAACAAATTTGGCGCGTACGGAAAAACTGGAATACAGCTGACCTTCGTGGTGATATTGCAATTATTAAAGATGCCAATCCAACTTCTCTCACTGACGCTCAAATTGAAGCTGGGAAGGCACAATACGAAGCTGATTGGACAAACTGGCCTGCCGATGAAGGCGCACCATTTGATGATGTAAATGGTGATGGTGTTTATACGCCAGCTACATGGGACGCAACAAATTTAGCTTGGGTTGGAGACATTCCAGGTGTTCCTGGCTCAGATCAAACTGTTTGGACTGTTGCTAATGATCTTCCTGATGAACATACTGGTGGTGCAACTGTCAGTGTTTCTGAGGGTGGTTGGGGATCGCCGCCAATTGGTTTCGAAATCCAAATTACACTTTGGGGATATGACTTCCCATTTTCTAATCCCTTAGCAAGCATGATGTTCAAAAGAGCTAGGATTAACTATGTTGGTCTCCCAGGTGGACCTGCTAATGCAACCTTAGATACAGTATATTTTACACAGTGGTCAGATCCTGATCTTGGGACTTATACCGACGACTATGTTGGATCGGATACAACCTTGAGTTTGGGATATGTTTATAACGGTAATACGTTTGATGATCAATTTTTTAATTCATATGGTAGTGCGGTACCTTCCGCTGGATATGACTTTCTTGAAGGTCCTAAAGTCGACGTAAATAATGATGGCATTATTGATACTTTGGGAATGACAAGTTTTGTATACTTTGCTGCAGGTTCGTCAATTAGTGATCCTGACACAAAAGTATATGCAGGAACGCTGCAGTGGTTTAACCTGATGGAAGGCTATCTTCCGAGACCGGCATACCCAACACAACAGCCTTTTGTCGATCCAATTACTGGGGAAGCAGAAATATATGTTATGGCCGGTGACCCAACTACAGGTACAGGTTGGATTGATGGAATTATTTTACCACCTGGCGATCGTCGTCTTGTGATGAATACAGGTCCTTTTTCCATGGCTATTGGTGATACTCAAGACGTAGTTGTTGGGTTAATTGGTGGTATGGGTGAAGATGCACTGAGTTCTGTAACTGTAATGAAATATAATGACAGTTATGCGCAATATGCATATGACCAAAAATTCATATTGCCAGTTCCACCGAAAACCCCAGAAGTAACTGCTTTTGAAGGAAATGGGTATATCGGATTGGATTGGAATAAAAATTATGAGCTAATAGAACAAAAGGTTATTGAAGGATTTGTTTTTGAAGGATATAAAATTTATCAATTACCTTATGCTTTAGCAAATCCTGAAGAAGGAATACTGGTTGCAACTTTTGATGTAGATAACTTGGTAAAAGTAATCTCTGGTAAAAAAGTTGACTTAAAATCAGGATTGCTTTTGACAGTCCCTGAGCATTATGGTAGTGATAGTGGTATTCGAAGAGACATTAAAATTACCACTGACCACCTTAGGAGCCGTCCAATTACAAATGACCGCCCATTTTATTATGGCGTAAGTGCATATTCATATAATAAAGCTTTGGCGGCTGATCCTACTGCGCCATTAAAAGCGCTTGAGTCTCCTATGACAAGAATAACCGTAACACCAAAAATGCCAGATCCTGGTACATCTTACGATGTATCTATAGGTGAAGCGTTAACCGTAACGCATTCAACTGGTACGGCGATTGCAACCGCCGCCGCTTCTGTTATGGACCCGTCAGCTTTAAAAGGAAATGAATATGAAATGTTCATTGATAATCAACATTACTATCGCGATGTAGATGGTATTTGGAAACAAACAGCATATCCAGATTCTGTAGGCAAAATGCTTACAAAATCAGTATCAACATTTGATTGTTCCAATTCTACAATAACAGCAAGTGCTTTGGCTTCGGCTAAAGTAGGAACAGTTGATTTAACCTTCACTTTTGATATGGACTGTGGTGACAATTGGGTTGATGGTATTGTACTTGATCTACCTGATGATATTACAGTAAATAGCTTTGGTACACCGGTGACAGGTTCATCGGCTGGACAAAATATCGCCAATGCAAGTGGTACTTTGGACGCCGCAACCAATACCATTACTTGGGGAAATGCACTTAGAAGTGAATGGGGTGGAGTAACTGGAGATGCAGTCTGGGTTGTTAATACAAGTCTTCCTGCATCGTATCCGCTCTCCATTGCATATACTGTTTATGATGATGCATATGATGGTACAACCGTAGATGCTACTGGTTCAGCCACAATAACTGAACTTGGCTATGAATTCAAAACCATCAAACATTGGAATGTGAGAAATAAAACTGCCGGTACAGTAGTGATTAATGATCAATTTATCCTTGATGGATACACAATAGATCATGTTGACTATAAGGGTATATTCCAAGAAGGTGGTGCATACTATGGTGACCATTTAGCGTCTGCAGAAGGATTCAAAACAACCTTAGTGGGTGGTTATGCTGCCCCTGTTGATTTTAATTCAGCAAAAGTAACAGGATCAGGATCTTTCGATATTGGTAGTTATGGTGCTTATGGTTGGGCAAAAACTGCTAAATCAATCCATGCGTATGGTGCTGGTTTTGCAGATGTAGATCATTTACAAAAAGACGTCAAAATTGTTTGGGACGGTGTATATGGTGAGGCGCTTGCCAATGGATATGTTCCTGTTGAATCAGGCGGTTCTCAAGCATGGCTTTATAATGCTAGGGGATACGATATTAAAGACCATTTAGATCCAGGGAATCCTGGGACAGGCGATCCATTCCTCATAACAGTTCCATTCAAAGTATATGATATGGAACCAGAAGGTGGTGGTGATCCAGTTCAAATTAGTATCATCGTATATGATCGAATAGCGGACCCTGCCGTAACGCCATTTTATGCATTTAATCCAAACGATCGGATGTATACAAACTTCGTTCTTCGCCCGTATGAAGAAACCTTGGTGGATTTTAAATCCAATGAGGCATTCCTTACGTGGAATGTAGTTTGGTGGGAATCGGCTCACGTATTAGGAGATGTTATAAACTTTGTTTATGCTAACCCATTGCAGGTTGGTGGAGATGTCTTCTCTTTTACAACACCGGCTCCGGGGAATAGATCTCTAGTGGCAAAGGATCTTGAGAAAATTAATGTTTTCCCAAATCCATATATGGGTTATCATGATTTGGAACAAGCGTCACCAAACCTGCCGCTTCCAAAGTATGTAACATTCAACCATTTGCCTGCAACAGGTAAAGTTCAGTTTAGAGTATTCAATATTGCAGGTACACAGGTTGCTAGTTTCCAGAAAATTACAACAACCCAATACCAGCAATGGGATATGAGAAATTCGAATAACTTTCCATTAGCAAGTGGAGTTTACATAGTACATATTGATGCAGATGGAATCGGCGAGAAAATATTAAAACTTGCGATTGTCACTGAAGAAGAATTTCCGAAACGCTATTAG
- a CDS encoding PorV/PorQ family protein, translated as MKIKKIVKIASILVLSLGLLMAQAKNKYDGDAGSGMRNGTAAASQLLIPQGAAYLTGGGAVASATGVGASFWNPAGVVRATSKLETSFSNRTYIADMSVLFAGVAMKSGNNAFSVNIRSIDIGEIPVTTVFQPDGTGEKFRPSNFTAGFTYSRLMSTKTSMGLTLNATSEGFKRVKGTALTIDAGVQYTDFLNVNGLDVGVAVRNYGRPMRYDGSGLLHKAQALDSDRLTQLMKIEAAEADVPMLFELGASYTIANMINVSGSYESNSFEQDKLKLMGSYSLPGLVTVRAGYLADLETITLKDDPETTTVDESKSEIENIFGGVSFGGSLYLKKYLGINASIDYAYIPAKYFDGNTVFTLNVGF; from the coding sequence ATGAAAATTAAAAAAATAGTAAAAATAGCTTCCATTTTGGTTCTATCATTAGGATTATTAATGGCTCAAGCAAAAAACAAATATGATGGCGATGCAGGTAGTGGTATGCGCAATGGTACCGCAGCGGCAAGTCAACTCTTGATTCCACAAGGGGCAGCCTATTTAACTGGTGGCGGTGCTGTTGCAAGTGCTACTGGTGTTGGTGCATCTTTTTGGAATCCTGCAGGCGTTGTACGAGCAACGAGCAAGTTAGAAACATCCTTTTCAAACAGGACATATATTGCTGACATGTCAGTACTATTTGCCGGTGTGGCGATGAAGTCTGGGAACAACGCATTTAGTGTTAACATTCGCTCAATTGATATAGGTGAAATTCCCGTTACAACAGTGTTTCAACCCGATGGAACTGGTGAAAAATTTCGCCCGTCAAACTTCACAGCTGGATTTACCTATTCCCGTTTGATGTCAACAAAGACTTCTATGGGATTAACGCTCAATGCTACCTCAGAAGGGTTTAAGCGAGTAAAAGGGACAGCATTAACTATTGATGCCGGTGTTCAATATACAGATTTTCTGAATGTGAATGGTTTAGATGTTGGTGTTGCTGTAAGAAATTACGGTCGCCCAATGCGGTATGATGGCTCTGGCTTGTTACATAAAGCACAGGCCCTTGACAGTGACCGTCTTACACAGTTGATGAAAATTGAAGCTGCAGAAGCTGACGTCCCAATGTTGTTTGAACTAGGTGCCTCTTATACAATCGCTAATATGATTAATGTGAGTGGTTCCTATGAAAGTAATAGCTTTGAACAGGATAAACTAAAACTGATGGGTTCTTATAGTCTCCCTGGATTGGTGACTGTTCGTGCCGGTTACTTAGCAGATTTGGAAACTATTACACTTAAGGATGATCCTGAAACAACTACAGTTGATGAAAGTAAATCAGAGATTGAAAATATCTTTGGTGGTGTTTCATTTGGTGGTTCACTTTATCTTAAAAAATATTTGGGTATTAATGCATCGATTGATTATGCATACATCCCTGCTAAATATTTTGACGGTAATACAGTATTCACATTGAATGTTGGTTTCTAA
- a CDS encoding ammonia-forming cytochrome c nitrite reductase subunit c552, producing the protein MFFLISFTGCSKKKNAQKALTIPQPSRTEQNSKVLFSDFVGSKQCQSCHKDIFSQWKKSTHGKAGGYPNEVNIIAPFNGDPIILADVIIYPEKNDNNYQFRIINKKTKNEQKINVEAVVGGGFMAGGGTQTFFGKYEDGTYRFLPFDFSRDENSWFVQVKGSEEWELVNNEIRLNQLYNWPPHRVLGEIDDISNCQNCHGSQIISEKVGNNYNMRFTSLAINCESCHGPAKKHVTIMSEIVRGVIKNSESIGINSLVGISPRESLNLCFQCHAVKTPLKNGYLPGEDLEEYYSLRLALLGNQNPYSVDGRIKSFGYQQNHIFSDCFINGSMTCTSCHNPHTQDYQDINKKTLVDRFDDQQCTACHAAIGKNPPAHTFHKVNSQGSKCVSCHMPFRQEGGIGNQIKFTRSDHTIAIPRPVYDKSQGFESSCIQCHSDQTEEELQVSTNQLWGSIKPMNAVIENRLKINNETSERDAINLLLQPQLKHSIGQFANLSYFIKRYLSPGMEFINPEIVEKLKAYSEIDDDIDLKALALAGLHYSQYKNPKVRNYLLGQLDKIEREEHSVRLRWGLILDYFGTVFYMIGDRPRAIECYELARQVLPDDKKIKENLARAKS; encoded by the coding sequence TTGTTTTTCCTCATTTCCTTTACTGGATGTTCGAAGAAAAAGAATGCTCAAAAAGCACTCACGATACCCCAACCTTCTAGAACAGAACAAAATAGTAAGGTATTATTTTCCGATTTCGTCGGATCAAAGCAGTGCCAATCATGCCATAAAGATATTTTCAGCCAATGGAAAAAATCCACCCATGGTAAAGCAGGTGGATATCCCAATGAAGTTAATATTATAGCACCATTTAATGGTGATCCAATCATTTTAGCTGATGTGATTATTTATCCAGAAAAAAATGATAATAATTACCAGTTTAGAATTATTAATAAAAAAACAAAAAATGAGCAAAAAATAAATGTTGAAGCCGTGGTTGGTGGTGGTTTTATGGCTGGAGGAGGGACTCAAACCTTTTTTGGAAAATATGAGGATGGAACATATAGGTTTTTACCATTTGATTTCAGTCGTGATGAAAATAGTTGGTTTGTCCAGGTAAAGGGGAGTGAAGAATGGGAGTTAGTCAATAATGAAATAAGATTGAACCAATTATACAATTGGCCCCCACATCGTGTACTTGGTGAAATAGATGATATATCTAATTGTCAAAATTGTCATGGTAGCCAAATAATTAGTGAAAAGGTGGGAAATAATTATAACATGCGATTTACCTCTCTTGCCATTAATTGTGAATCCTGTCATGGACCTGCAAAAAAACATGTTACAATCATGTCTGAAATTGTTCGGGGAGTAATTAAAAATTCAGAATCAATCGGGATCAATAGCTTAGTGGGCATTTCACCAAGAGAAAGTCTCAATTTATGTTTCCAGTGCCATGCGGTTAAAACGCCCTTAAAAAATGGATATTTACCCGGGGAAGATTTAGAAGAATACTATTCACTTCGATTGGCCTTGTTGGGAAATCAGAATCCTTATTCTGTTGACGGCAGGATTAAATCTTTTGGATATCAGCAAAATCACATATTCAGTGATTGCTTTATTAATGGTTCCATGACTTGTACCAGTTGTCATAATCCCCATACTCAAGATTATCAGGATATTAATAAGAAAACATTGGTCGATCGATTTGACGACCAACAATGCACTGCATGTCATGCTGCTATTGGGAAGAACCCACCTGCCCATACATTTCATAAAGTAAATTCGCAGGGGAGTAAATGTGTTTCTTGCCACATGCCGTTTCGACAAGAAGGAGGAATTGGGAATCAAATCAAATTCACAAGATCTGACCATACTATTGCCATTCCTCGACCTGTTTATGACAAATCTCAAGGATTTGAATCGTCATGTATTCAATGTCACTCTGATCAAACAGAAGAGGAATTGCAGGTTTCTACGAATCAATTGTGGGGATCTATTAAACCTATGAATGCTGTCATTGAAAACCGATTAAAAATAAATAATGAAACAAGCGAAAGAGATGCCATCAACTTATTGCTTCAGCCCCAATTGAAACATAGTATAGGACAATTTGCCAATTTGAGCTATTTCATTAAAAGATACTTATCACCCGGGATGGAATTTATTAATCCCGAAATTGTGGAAAAATTAAAGGCATATTCCGAAATAGATGATGATATTGATCTTAAAGCTTTAGCTTTGGCGGGGCTTCATTACAGTCAGTATAAAAATCCAAAAGTTCGTAATTATTTATTGGGGCAATTGGATAAAATAGAAAGAGAAGAACATTCAGTCCGTCTTCGTTGGGGACTTATTTTAGATTATTTTGGTACTGTTTTTTATATGATTGGCGATCGTCCGCGCGCGATAGAGTGTTATGAATTAGCAAGACAAGTATTACCGGATGATAAAAAGATTAAAGAAAATTTAGCGCGCGCGAAAAGTTAA
- a CDS encoding M23 family metallopeptidase, with translation MAWTLYKNKAEFLKLYSILLFAILAACVKPVHIPPKLDEEINNSIKPVIQFSGDSLTATITTNHKLSELDSLTQLAKHPVSINRLVDLTQPGIHDSSKVMYHDLIKNEIPDQKLGRAISSLQANDDFIVVTYSIDTSFVMPHIRSVFEKMNSTQPIEPLFDRAGRIPDFTLISPTISLMLPCDGQPIPTKGSRLPNAPRDYRSGVHRGIDFFSNWGTPVKSVADGIIIRSDLNYKEVPADFRIEILNRAAKLKRTPSDIFNSILLGKAVFIDHGFDLFPGYRSITIYAHLSYINSNIKPGYKIKAGEVFAKSGNTGTRPSTLGTRDESHLHWELILQNKNGEYYFGQNLPYKKLYPTLRSIFED, from the coding sequence ATGGCGTGGACGCTCTACAAAAACAAAGCTGAATTCTTGAAACTTTATTCGATTTTACTGTTTGCCATATTGGCTGCTTGCGTTAAGCCTGTTCATATACCGCCAAAATTAGACGAGGAGATAAATAATTCAATAAAACCGGTTATACAATTTTCCGGAGATAGTTTAACTGCAACAATCACCACCAATCATAAGTTGTCCGAATTAGACTCGTTGACCCAATTGGCAAAACATCCTGTCTCAATAAACAGATTAGTTGATTTAACTCAACCGGGAATTCATGATTCATCAAAAGTGATGTACCATGATTTGATCAAAAATGAAATTCCTGATCAAAAATTGGGTAGAGCAATATCAAGCCTTCAAGCTAATGATGATTTCATAGTGGTTACTTATTCTATCGATACAAGCTTTGTAATGCCCCATATCCGCAGTGTATTCGAGAAGATGAACTCTACCCAACCGATAGAGCCTTTATTTGATAGAGCTGGGAGAATCCCTGATTTTACCCTTATTTCTCCCACCATATCATTAATGTTACCTTGCGACGGTCAGCCAATTCCAACCAAAGGATCAAGACTTCCTAATGCCCCAAGAGATTATCGTTCTGGGGTTCACCGTGGGATTGATTTTTTTTCTAATTGGGGCACACCTGTAAAATCGGTGGCAGATGGAATTATAATACGATCAGATTTGAATTATAAAGAAGTCCCGGCTGATTTCAGAATTGAAATATTAAATCGTGCTGCAAAGTTGAAACGTACACCGTCAGATATTTTTAATAGTATTTTATTGGGGAAGGCAGTCTTCATTGATCATGGATTTGATTTATTCCCAGGATATCGTTCCATTACTATTTATGCACATTTATCTTATATCAATTCAAATATAAAACCTGGTTATAAGATAAAAGCAGGCGAAGTTTTTGCCAAATCTGGAAATACAGGAACCCGTCCGAGTACATTAGGTACTCGTGATGAATCACACCTCCATTGGGAACTAATATTACAGAATAAAAATGGAGAATATTATTTTGGGCAGAATTTGCCCTATAAAAAACTGTACCCGACTCTTAGGTCAATATTTGAAGATTAA